A section of the Spirosoma pollinicola genome encodes:
- the groL gene encoding chaperonin GroEL (60 kDa chaperone family; promotes refolding of misfolded polypeptides especially under stressful conditions; forms two stacked rings of heptamers to form a barrel-shaped 14mer; ends can be capped by GroES; misfolded proteins enter the barrel where they are refolded when GroES binds) produces the protein MAKKIFFDTEARERIKKGVDTLADAVKVTLGPKGRNVILDKKFGSPVITKDGVTVAKEIELKDAMENMGAQLVKEVASKTADSAGDGTTTATVLAQAIYSIGAKNVAAGANPMDLKRGIEKAVIAVVKNLGEQAQTIGDDFGKIQQVATISANHDEEIGTMIAEAMKKVGKEGVITVEEARGTETEVKTVEGMQFDRGYLSPYFVTNTEKMEVELERPFILISEKKVSSMKELLPVLEQVAQTGRPLLIIAEDVDGEALATLVVNKIRGALKVAAVKAPGFGDRRKAMLEDIAILTGGQVISEERGFKLENASIEYLGQAEKILIDKDNTTIVNGVGEKENITGRVNQIKAQIENTTSDYDREKLQERLAKLSGGVAILYIGAATEVEMKEKKDRVDDALHATRAAVEEGIVTGGGIALIRAISSLDGITTINEDEKTGVNIIRVALESPLRTIVANAGGEGSVIVNKVKDGQGGFGYNAKNDTFEDLFSAGVIDPKKVTRLALENAASIAGLLLTTECVIADEPEEAPAGGGHGHGGGGGMGGMM, from the coding sequence ATGGCTAAGAAAATATTTTTTGATACCGAAGCGCGTGAGCGTATTAAAAAGGGTGTTGATACCCTTGCCGATGCGGTAAAAGTTACCCTCGGACCTAAAGGCCGGAACGTAATTCTGGATAAAAAATTCGGCTCTCCTGTAATCACCAAAGATGGTGTTACGGTGGCCAAAGAAATTGAACTGAAGGATGCCATGGAAAACATGGGTGCCCAGTTAGTAAAAGAAGTTGCTTCGAAAACCGCTGATTCGGCTGGTGATGGTACAACGACGGCTACGGTATTGGCACAGGCGATCTACTCGATCGGTGCGAAAAACGTAGCGGCTGGTGCTAACCCAATGGATTTGAAGCGTGGTATCGAGAAAGCCGTTATTGCCGTTGTTAAAAACCTTGGCGAACAGGCACAAACGATTGGTGACGATTTCGGCAAAATTCAACAGGTTGCTACCATTTCAGCTAACCACGACGAAGAGATCGGAACGATGATTGCCGAAGCCATGAAAAAAGTTGGCAAAGAAGGCGTTATCACGGTTGAAGAAGCTCGTGGTACCGAGACGGAAGTTAAAACCGTTGAAGGTATGCAGTTCGACCGGGGTTACCTGTCGCCTTACTTCGTTACCAACACCGAGAAAATGGAAGTTGAACTGGAGCGCCCGTTCATCCTGATTTCGGAAAAGAAAGTATCGTCGATGAAAGAACTGCTTCCAGTTCTGGAGCAGGTTGCTCAAACCGGCCGTCCTTTGTTGATCATTGCTGAAGATGTTGACGGCGAAGCTCTGGCTACGTTGGTTGTTAACAAAATTCGTGGTGCCCTGAAAGTAGCTGCCGTCAAAGCTCCTGGCTTTGGCGACCGTCGGAAAGCTATGCTGGAAGACATCGCTATTCTAACGGGTGGCCAGGTTATCAGCGAAGAGCGTGGTTTCAAACTGGAAAACGCTTCGATCGAATACCTGGGTCAGGCTGAAAAAATCCTGATCGACAAAGACAATACAACTATTGTCAATGGTGTTGGTGAGAAAGAAAACATCACAGGCCGCGTAAATCAAATCAAAGCCCAAATCGAAAACACGACGTCAGATTACGACCGCGAGAAATTGCAGGAGCGTCTGGCCAAACTGTCGGGTGGTGTGGCTATCCTCTACATCGGTGCTGCTACCGAAGTAGAAATGAAAGAAAAGAAAGATCGCGTTGACGACGCCCTGCACGCAACCCGCGCAGCCGTTGAAGAAGGTATCGTAACGGGTGGTGGTATCGCGTTGATCCGCGCTATCTCGTCGCTGGACGGTATCACGACGATCAACGAAGACGAGAAAACCGGTGTTAATATCATCCGTGTTGCCCTCGAATCGCCACTACGCACGATTGTAGCTAACGCCGGTGGCGAAGGTTCTGTTATCGTGAACAAAGTGAAAGATGGTCAGGGTGGCTTCGGCTACAACGCCAAGAACGATACGTTCGAAGATCTGTTTTCAGCCGGTGTTATCGATCCTAAGAAAGTAACCCGTCTGGCTCTGGAAAACGCAGCGTCTATCGCCGGTCTGTTACTGACAACCGAGTGTGTGATTGCTGACGAGCCAGAAGAAGCGCCAGCTGGTGGCGGTCATGGTCACGGTGGTGGCGGTGGCATGGGCGGTATGATGTAA
- a CDS encoding ABC transporter ATP-binding protein yields the protein MSSLLQTTDIRRNYGDLPVLKGINLAIEPGEVVSIVGASGAGKTTLLQILGTLDRPDSGELHIAGQNVFTLNDRQLAQFRNERIGFVFQFNNLLPEFTALENVCLPGFIAGKEERAVRQRAEALLTTLGLQHRLTNLPSQLSGGEQQRAAVARALINEPAIVFADEPSGNLDSRNAEELHQLFFRLRDELGQTFIIVTHNEALAALADRTVTIRDGLLFM from the coding sequence ATGAGTTCGCTTCTTCAAACTACTGATATTCGTCGCAACTACGGCGATCTCCCTGTTCTTAAAGGTATTAATCTAGCCATTGAACCGGGCGAAGTTGTATCTATTGTAGGCGCTTCCGGGGCCGGCAAAACCACATTGTTACAAATTCTAGGTACACTCGACCGGCCCGACTCAGGCGAATTGCATATTGCCGGTCAAAACGTGTTCACCCTAAATGACCGTCAACTGGCACAGTTTCGGAACGAGCGCATTGGTTTCGTATTCCAGTTCAATAACTTACTGCCCGAGTTTACTGCTTTAGAGAATGTTTGCTTGCCCGGTTTTATTGCTGGCAAGGAAGAACGCGCTGTTCGGCAGCGAGCCGAAGCATTGTTAACGACTCTTGGGTTACAACACCGGCTAACAAATTTACCATCACAACTGTCGGGAGGGGAGCAGCAGCGGGCCGCTGTAGCGAGGGCATTGATTAACGAACCCGCCATTGTATTTGCTGATGAACCCAGTGGTAATCTCGATTCACGAAACGCCGAAGAACTGCACCAATTGTTCTTCCGACTTCGGGATGAACTTGGTCAGACGTTTATTATTGTTACCCACAATGAAGCTTTGGCAGCTCTGGCAGATCGCACCGTAACTATCCGGGATGGGCTTTTGTTTATGTAA
- a CDS encoding DoxX family protein: MKKLFSTEAILPNTGLALVRVLIGLFLVYHGWEVFDAAKMKEYAAWDVFKQDSSPALMVYLGKGSELVAGALLTIGLLSRLACLIIIGTMLYISFFVGHGKIWYEDQHPFLFVLLALVFFFAGPGKWSVDTLLEKHFLKKVH, encoded by the coding sequence ATGAAGAAACTCTTTTCAACAGAAGCTATTTTACCAAACACGGGCCTGGCCCTTGTGCGAGTTTTAATAGGCTTGTTCCTGGTCTATCATGGGTGGGAAGTCTTTGATGCAGCAAAGATGAAAGAGTACGCGGCCTGGGATGTCTTCAAGCAGGATTCATCGCCTGCTCTTATGGTTTATCTTGGCAAAGGTTCTGAGCTGGTGGCCGGAGCGCTGCTTACAATCGGTTTATTGTCAAGGCTAGCCTGCCTGATCATTATTGGCACGATGCTATATATATCCTTTTTTGTGGGCCACGGGAAAATTTGGTACGAAGATCAGCACCCGTTTTTATTTGTCCTGCTCGCGTTGGTTTTCTTTTTTGCCGGGCCAGGGAAATGGAGCGTAGATACCTTACTTGAGAAGCATTTTCTAAAAAAAGTGCACTAA
- the sucC gene encoding ADP-forming succinate--CoA ligase subunit beta — protein MNIHEYQGKEILKKYGVRIQEGIVAESPEKAVEAAKLLIAQSGQKFVVVKSQIHAGGRGKGQIVGSEQRGVALAKSVDAVRDITKNLIGNILVTHQTGPEGKRVNKVLIAEDVYYPGVSEPKEMYIGILLDRTKACNVIMASTEGGMDIEEVAEHSPEKIVKEWIDPAVGLQPFQARKVAFGLGLEGEAFKEMVKFVTALYKAYVDTDASMFEINPVLKTSDNKILAVDAKVNLDDNALYRHLDLKAMRDLAEEDPLEVEASANDLNYVKLDGNVGCMVNGAGLAMATMDIIKLSGGEPANFLDVGGGANAKTVEAGFRIILKDPNVKAILINIFGGIVRCDRVATGVVEAYKAIGDIPVPIIVRLQGTNAEEGAKIIDESGLKVQSAVLLKEAAEKVRQVIAAL, from the coding sequence ATGAATATACACGAGTATCAGGGCAAAGAAATTCTCAAAAAGTACGGTGTCCGCATTCAAGAGGGTATCGTTGCTGAGTCGCCCGAGAAAGCCGTTGAAGCCGCCAAGCTCCTGATTGCCCAGTCAGGTCAAAAGTTTGTGGTAGTTAAATCCCAAATTCACGCTGGTGGGCGCGGAAAAGGCCAAATCGTTGGTTCTGAGCAGCGTGGTGTTGCTTTGGCTAAATCGGTTGATGCCGTTCGCGACATCACAAAAAATTTAATTGGCAATATTCTGGTCACCCACCAGACAGGACCGGAAGGTAAACGCGTCAACAAAGTTCTGATCGCTGAGGATGTTTATTACCCAGGCGTTTCGGAGCCCAAGGAAATGTACATTGGTATTCTGCTCGATCGTACTAAAGCCTGCAACGTCATCATGGCAAGTACCGAAGGTGGTATGGACATTGAGGAAGTAGCGGAACATAGTCCCGAAAAAATCGTTAAAGAATGGATTGATCCGGCTGTTGGCCTGCAACCGTTCCAGGCACGCAAAGTAGCTTTCGGCTTAGGATTGGAAGGCGAGGCTTTCAAAGAGATGGTTAAGTTCGTAACCGCCCTTTACAAAGCTTATGTTGATACAGATGCGTCGATGTTCGAAATCAACCCGGTTTTGAAAACGTCGGACAATAAAATTCTGGCTGTTGATGCCAAAGTGAATCTTGACGACAACGCGCTGTACCGTCACCTCGACCTGAAAGCCATGCGCGATCTGGCCGAAGAAGACCCCCTCGAAGTAGAAGCCTCGGCAAACGACCTGAATTATGTAAAACTCGACGGTAACGTGGGTTGCATGGTGAACGGTGCCGGTCTGGCTATGGCTACGATGGACATCATTAAACTATCGGGTGGTGAACCGGCCAACTTCCTAGATGTTGGGGGTGGAGCAAATGCCAAAACCGTTGAAGCCGGTTTCCGTATTATCCTGAAAGATCCAAACGTAAAAGCGATCCTGATCAATATCTTCGGTGGTATTGTTCGTTGCGACCGTGTAGCAACGGGTGTTGTTGAAGCCTACAAAGCTATCGGCGATATTCCCGTTCCAATCATTGTTCGCCTGCAAGGCACCAACGCAGAAGAAGGCGCCAAAATTATTGACGAATCAGGCCTGAAAGTACAATCGGCTGTGCTCTTGAAAGAAGCGGCTGAGAAAGTACGTCAGGTTATAGCAGCGTTGTAA
- a CDS encoding co-chaperone GroES, protein MVAETESVKVNVKPLADRVLVEAAPAEEKTSFGIIIPDTAKEKPQRGTVVAVGAGKKDEPLTVQVGDTVLYGKYAGTEITVEGKEYLIMRESDIFAIL, encoded by the coding sequence ATGGTAGCAGAAACGGAAAGCGTTAAAGTGAACGTGAAACCGCTGGCCGACCGGGTGCTGGTAGAAGCCGCACCGGCCGAAGAAAAAACCTCGTTCGGAATTATCATTCCTGACACGGCAAAAGAAAAACCCCAGCGTGGAACGGTCGTCGCCGTTGGTGCAGGAAAGAAAGATGAGCCGCTAACAGTTCAGGTGGGCGACACAGTTTTGTATGGCAAATATGCTGGTACAGAAATCACTGTAGAAGGTAAAGAGTACCTTATCATGCGTGAATCTGACATTTTCGCAATCCTGTAA